One stretch of Halobacillus litoralis DNA includes these proteins:
- a CDS encoding type II secretion system F family protein, which translates to MPYYSYQGRSLLGKAQKGRLRANSRKEAVMSLKERGITISEIKEIDSIFLKDIQIGNPVKPKDFVIYLRQFSTLMRAGISLLESTKILAKQSNSRALSEALYDISEQLESGRSFSEAAGSHSKIFSNLFINMVRAGEVGGNLDDILERLAVYYEKQYDTRQKIISALTYPLVVGLIAIGIVIFLLTFVVPRFASMFDTMGGELPWITQLTLSMSQFFQNYWYAAILIPALFIVIFKLLVDRNPKLQYTVDVLKLKIPVFGPLIQKAALVRMTSTLSSLMNSSVPILKSLQVTQNVVENKVVERAIMNSYKSLEKGNNLSDPLRQYPIFPPLVIQMMAVGEETGSLDYMLSKVAEFYESELEYTTDRLKTLIEPLMILVLALVVGGIVAAIAVPMFSIFDTIN; encoded by the coding sequence ATGCCCTATTATTCCTATCAAGGACGCAGCCTACTTGGCAAAGCTCAAAAGGGCAGGCTGCGTGCAAATTCTAGAAAAGAAGCGGTCATGTCATTAAAAGAGCGGGGTATTACCATTTCGGAAATTAAAGAAATCGATAGTATCTTCCTAAAAGATATTCAAATAGGAAACCCGGTAAAGCCTAAGGATTTTGTTATTTACTTGAGGCAATTTTCTACGCTCATGAGAGCCGGAATTTCTTTGCTTGAGTCGACAAAAATTCTTGCAAAACAATCAAATAGCCGGGCGTTAAGTGAAGCGCTCTATGATATCAGTGAGCAATTAGAAAGTGGGCGCTCTTTTTCTGAAGCAGCTGGTTCCCATTCGAAAATCTTTTCGAACCTATTCATCAATATGGTACGAGCGGGCGAAGTTGGAGGTAATCTTGACGACATCCTGGAACGTTTAGCTGTTTATTATGAAAAACAATACGATACAAGACAGAAAATCATATCCGCATTAACCTACCCACTTGTGGTTGGTCTGATAGCCATTGGCATCGTCATTTTTCTGTTAACCTTCGTAGTACCGAGGTTTGCAAGTATGTTCGACACAATGGGAGGAGAGCTTCCATGGATCACTCAATTGACGCTTAGTATGAGCCAGTTTTTCCAAAACTATTGGTATGCGGCCATCCTTATCCCGGCGCTGTTTATTGTCATATTTAAACTGCTCGTAGATAGAAATCCAAAGCTCCAATATACAGTGGATGTACTGAAGCTTAAAATTCCTGTTTTCGGTCCATTGATACAAAAAGCCGCCCTGGTACGCATGACAAGTACACTGAGTTCTTTAATGAATAGTTCCGTTCCTATATTAAAATCTCTACAAGTGACACAAAATGTCGTAGAAAATAAAGTAGTGGAACGAGCAATCATGAATAGTTACAAATCGTTGGAAAAAGGAAACAACCTCTCCGATCCATTACGGCAGTATCCGATTTTCCCACCATTAGTGATACAGATGATGGCTGTAGGGGAGGAAACAGGTTCTCTCGATTACATGCTTTCAAAGGTGGCTGAATTCTACGAATCTGAACTTGAATATACGACAGACCGATTAAAAACGTTGATTGAGCCATTAATGATCTTAGTCCTCGCACTTGTCGTCGGAGGTATAGTTGCGGCTATCGCTGTGCCGATGTTTTCGATTTTCGACACGATCAATTAA
- a CDS encoding prepilin-type N-terminal cleavage/methylation domain-containing protein has product MKKLREMLKNEKGFTLIELLAVIVILGIIAAIAIPAIGGIINNTEADAHDANGLSLIESARLAEASGLAMDDVGDGTDNGYTMDTLVTNTFLDAVPQDPEGDGGYDSGFVEIATGDDGVTYTVTLVGSDGTTNRVNAQTKTQLSN; this is encoded by the coding sequence ATGAAGAAGTTAAGAGAAATGTTAAAGAATGAGAAAGGTTTCACGTTGATTGAGCTTTTGGCTGTTATTGTTATTTTGGGGATTATTGCTGCGATTGCTATTCCGGCGATCGGAGGGATTATAAATAATACAGAAGCTGATGCACATGATGCTAATGGCTTGTCTCTCATTGAGTCTGCAAGATTAGCTGAAGCAAGTGGTTTAGCAATGGATGATGTGGGTGACGGAACAGATAACGGATACACTATGGATACTCTAGTAACTAACACTTTCTTAGATGCAGTTCCACAAGATCCTGAAGGTGATGGAGGTTATGATAGTGGCTTTGTAGAAATAGCAACGGGTGATGATGGAGTCACTTATACTGTTACCCTAGTTGGATCTGATGGAACTACTAACAGAGTTAATGCTCAAACTAAAACCCAATTATCGAATTAG
- a CDS encoding prepilin peptidase, with amino-acid sequence MFITGTILGSFFNVVGLRLPKNIPFTTSRSACPHCSTPLQARDLIPLFSYLIAKGKCRHCQHSISVTYPLVELITGFLFLVAYLYLGLSWEFAGASLLISLAVIVTVSDFHYMLIPNKLLLFFAATFVIYRTISPLQPWYDSIFGALAGFVIIFLIILVSRGGMGAGDMKLLGTLGILLGFKLTLLTLFLATLIGTVVSLTLLAFKVIGRKDPFPFGPSIVLAAVISYLYGFDLLRFYYDTFFL; translated from the coding sequence ATGTTTATTACCGGTACCATACTTGGCTCTTTTTTCAACGTCGTCGGCCTACGCTTACCAAAAAACATCCCATTCACAACCTCACGCTCTGCTTGCCCTCACTGTTCCACACCTCTGCAAGCGAGAGACTTAATTCCGCTCTTCTCTTACCTCATAGCTAAAGGTAAATGTAGACACTGTCAGCATTCGATTTCCGTTACATACCCACTCGTTGAACTGATCACAGGGTTCCTTTTTTTAGTTGCATATTTGTATCTAGGCTTATCATGGGAATTCGCAGGGGCTAGTCTGCTAATTTCTCTGGCGGTTATAGTGACAGTGAGTGATTTCCACTACATGTTGATCCCGAATAAACTGTTACTTTTCTTTGCGGCAACCTTTGTTATTTACCGAACTATTAGTCCATTGCAGCCATGGTATGACTCAATTTTTGGTGCACTAGCCGGATTTGTCATCATCTTTCTAATTATTCTAGTGAGCAGAGGTGGCATGGGAGCGGGGGATATGAAACTGTTAGGAACGTTAGGAATTCTGTTGGGTTTTAAATTAACGTTGCTTACTTTATTTTTAGCCACTTTAATTGGGACGGTTGTCAGTCTGACTTTATTGGCCTTCAAAGTGATTGGAAGGAAAGATCCCTTTCCATTTGGACCATCCATTGTGCTCGCTGCGGTCATTAGTTATCTTTACGGCTTTGACCTCTTGCGATTTTATTATGATACGTTTTTCTTATAG
- the pilM gene encoding type IV pilus biogenesis protein PilM: MRIVDSFIENKGWSNKRLYFTVPDHSVVVRPYEVPVHLKNDEIKGYLYMQLGETLHLPFDDPAFDYSVLSENEEKKKLLLFAFPEEQIRVLDQVFRGAKLKTKAADISALSIYRLYEYLDLTVDGEHLLLIDWNLDGCVLTVFNEHLPAFINHTRSPLPMTLWKRENGCYLWQGDEEGPTEFTYDQVNEVERIMDFYKFSVMNGEASVSKVLLTGDWPENERVRELLEERGIQVAALKDADVFLDADQSSSVEYMDAIGLSIKP; the protein is encoded by the coding sequence ATGAGAATTGTTGATAGCTTCATTGAAAATAAAGGGTGGAGCAACAAACGACTCTATTTCACTGTACCGGATCACTCGGTTGTAGTTCGACCTTATGAAGTGCCCGTTCACTTGAAGAATGATGAGATCAAAGGTTACTTATATATGCAATTGGGGGAAACCCTGCATCTTCCTTTTGATGACCCTGCATTCGATTATAGTGTCCTCAGTGAAAATGAGGAAAAGAAAAAGCTGCTTCTCTTCGCTTTTCCAGAAGAACAGATTCGAGTGCTGGACCAGGTATTCAGAGGTGCCAAGCTGAAAACGAAAGCGGCTGATATTAGTGCGCTGTCTATTTATCGTTTATACGAGTATTTGGATTTAACCGTAGACGGAGAACATTTACTGTTGATCGATTGGAATTTGGATGGTTGTGTGCTGACGGTCTTTAACGAACACTTGCCGGCATTTATCAACCATACAAGAAGTCCGCTTCCTATGACGTTATGGAAAAGAGAAAACGGCTGCTACCTATGGCAAGGGGATGAAGAAGGTCCAACCGAATTTACTTATGATCAGGTAAATGAAGTAGAAAGAATTATGGATTTTTATAAATTCTCTGTAATGAATGGTGAAGCCTCGGTATCCAAAGTGCTTCTTACAGGAGATTGGCCGGAGAATGAACGGGTAAGGGAGTTGCTTGAAGAAAGAGGGATCCAGGTCGCTGCTTTGAAAGATGCAGACGTATTCTTGGATGCAGACCAATCTTCAAGCGTTGAATATATGGATGCGATTGGATTATCCATCAAGCCTTAA
- a CDS encoding PilN domain-containing protein yields MVVEINLLEQKEKRNILPYLVVAFFALLLLIMSIVFNAQKSTLVEESYHLDEQISQVQIEQESFAATSGGEGTEREQLKNSLEQLKGTVIPTIPVLEGLVSLLPERGFFESFALTGASEITVNVRFDTIQEAAKYMDILLQQSFISDVELAGVDTEVVDDTEDLYDYQPRYIASYYIVLEESMLATEGVSTQ; encoded by the coding sequence ATGGTAGTAGAAATTAATTTACTGGAACAAAAAGAAAAGAGAAATATCCTCCCGTATCTAGTTGTCGCTTTCTTTGCTCTCCTTTTATTAATTATGTCAATCGTATTCAATGCTCAAAAGTCAACCCTGGTCGAAGAATCTTATCATTTGGATGAGCAGATCTCACAGGTACAGATTGAACAGGAAAGCTTTGCAGCGACATCTGGAGGAGAAGGGACCGAAAGAGAACAGTTGAAGAATTCTCTTGAGCAGCTGAAGGGTACGGTTATTCCTACGATCCCTGTGCTCGAGGGTCTTGTATCTTTGCTCCCGGAGCGAGGATTCTTTGAATCGTTCGCTTTAACAGGAGCGTCTGAAATAACCGTGAATGTAAGGTTTGACACTATCCAGGAAGCGGCTAAATACATGGATATCCTTCTTCAACAATCATTTATCTCTGACGTTGAATTAGCAGGGGTAGATACAGAAGTTGTGGATGATACAGAGGACCTATACGATTATCAACCCCGTTATATTGCGAGTTATTATATCGTTCTTGAGGAATCTATGCTCGCTACTGAGGGGGTGTCTACCCAATGA
- a CDS encoding SPOR domain-containing protein codes for MDSKNKISISFRNEHQQETKHEVVRTQKEQAAAIEEDKEDERPATRVYHIPFKKKRFSSTPVRPIITTALTALFVSLGLGFLLLRMFVSLTDSSTTDSETAPVSGETNAETEVVTSQEAPMSELPSGPTQTFDTYIVQAGAFSTEGKANEWQSKLTALLVPSLVWQRDGQYFLFVGSAPNKQEADQIADRLAGKSIETYVKPFVVTVDKEIPQELTTAIDTHEMGSLSENERMKLMDEVGKNTSLGQALNEWESQDDTNINWLKVAQSLE; via the coding sequence ATGGATTCCAAAAATAAGATCTCCATCTCATTTAGGAACGAACATCAGCAGGAAACAAAACATGAAGTTGTTCGGACACAAAAGGAACAGGCCGCTGCCATAGAGGAAGATAAGGAAGATGAACGTCCCGCTACACGGGTGTACCACATTCCTTTTAAAAAGAAACGCTTTTCTTCAACACCGGTGAGGCCGATAATCACTACCGCTCTAACCGCACTATTTGTTAGTCTTGGTCTTGGTTTCTTGCTACTTCGAATGTTTGTATCTTTAACGGATTCATCCACTACAGATTCAGAAACCGCTCCGGTGTCGGGGGAAACAAATGCAGAAACGGAAGTGGTCACTTCTCAAGAGGCGCCTATGTCTGAGCTTCCAAGTGGTCCTACGCAAACGTTTGATACATATATCGTTCAAGCGGGGGCCTTTTCAACGGAGGGAAAGGCGAATGAATGGCAGAGTAAGTTGACAGCTCTTCTTGTACCTTCACTGGTTTGGCAAAGGGATGGTCAATATTTCTTGTTTGTTGGGAGTGCACCGAATAAACAGGAAGCGGATCAAATTGCTGATCGACTTGCAGGAAAGAGCATTGAGACTTATGTAAAGCCATTTGTTGTTACGGTCGATAAAGAAATACCTCAAGAGTTGACCACCGCAATAGATACCCATGAAATGGGGAGTTTGTCAGAGAATGAAAGAATGAAGCTTATGGATGAAGTGGGTAAGAATACATCACTTGGACAAGCGTTGAATGAATGGGAATCCCAGGATGATACGAATATTAATTGGCTAAAAGTTGCTCAATCATTAGAATAA
- a CDS encoding Maf family protein: MKRLVLGSQSPRRKELLELAGYQFDVRPSYADEVIEEGMSPEEAVLHLTRLKAENVKVGESEVLLTSDTVVVYNGEILGKPKDNQDARKYLRTLSDTTHEVYTGVCLKTDQTVDMFHVKTEVTFYMLSEDEIDAYIRTGEAWDKAGGYGIQGKGSLFVEKIHGDYYSVVGLPLSRVARELKRLGIFPE; this comes from the coding sequence ATGAAGCGCTTAGTTTTAGGGTCCCAGTCTCCCAGAAGGAAGGAACTGCTCGAGCTTGCAGGATATCAGTTTGATGTCCGTCCTTCCTATGCTGATGAAGTAATTGAGGAAGGGATGTCACCTGAGGAAGCCGTCCTTCACTTAACGAGGTTAAAGGCTGAAAACGTAAAGGTGGGGGAGAGTGAAGTGCTCCTCACTTCTGATACTGTCGTCGTTTACAATGGTGAAATCCTGGGGAAACCAAAGGATAATCAAGATGCAAGGAAGTATCTAAGAACTTTAAGTGATACGACACACGAGGTTTATACAGGGGTTTGTTTAAAGACAGATCAAACAGTGGATATGTTTCATGTTAAGACAGAAGTGACCTTTTACATGTTGTCAGAGGATGAGATCGATGCCTATATCAGGACCGGGGAGGCCTGGGATAAGGCTGGTGGATACGGCATCCAAGGCAAAGGATCTTTGTTTGTAGAAAAAATTCATGGAGACTATTACAGTGTAGTCGGTCTGCCGCTGTCAAGAGTGGCACGTGAACTTAAGAGGTTAGGCATTTTCCCTGAGTAA
- the radC gene encoding RadC family protein, with protein MIKDVPRQDRPRERLIELGASHLSNQELFAILLGSGTKRESVMELSNRLLVHFEGIMLLKDATIEELTAIRGIGSAKAVLLLAAIELGKRMQKMKPVERYMIRSPEDGADFIMEEMRDLKQEHFICLFLNTKNQVLHRQTIFIGSLNASIVHPREVFKEAVKRSAASIICAHNHPSGDPTPSQEDIQVTRRLKECGKMIGIELLDHLVIGDRKFISLKEKGYL; from the coding sequence ATGATTAAGGATGTTCCGAGGCAAGACCGCCCAAGGGAGCGGCTGATTGAACTCGGAGCTTCTCATTTATCGAATCAGGAATTGTTTGCCATTTTGTTAGGAAGCGGGACGAAACGTGAGTCCGTCATGGAGCTCTCCAACCGGCTTCTAGTCCATTTTGAAGGGATCATGCTTCTTAAAGATGCAACCATTGAAGAGCTGACTGCTATTCGCGGGATTGGATCAGCAAAAGCTGTTTTGCTTCTGGCAGCAATTGAATTAGGAAAACGCATGCAAAAAATGAAGCCTGTGGAACGTTATATGATCAGAAGTCCAGAAGATGGGGCAGACTTTATCATGGAAGAAATGAGAGATTTGAAGCAGGAGCACTTCATCTGTTTGTTTTTAAACACGAAAAATCAGGTCCTCCATCGACAAACCATCTTTATCGGCAGCTTGAATGCTTCGATTGTCCATCCTAGAGAGGTGTTCAAAGAAGCGGTGAAAAGGTCTGCCGCCTCTATTATTTGCGCTCACAACCATCCTTCTGGAGACCCAACTCCATCACAAGAAGATATCCAAGTGACACGCAGGTTAAAAGAATGCGGAAAGATGATTGGCATCGAATTGCTGGATCATCTTGTCATTGGTGATCGCAAATTCATTAGTCTTAAAGAAAAAGGCTATTTGTAA